The Pyrus communis chromosome 9, drPyrComm1.1, whole genome shotgun sequence genome has a segment encoding these proteins:
- the LOC137746143 gene encoding probable serine/threonine-protein kinase PBL7, whose product MEVNTTTVASSGPFDLAGKNHTNKHHLSNSQLYHHHHHGFFLSKSALIVIIPTISVMVILSIIFVLLMLRRLAKSTKTNGNIYKETSLINTRSRFIAQATMDLNSSPDVKGGCLQGGNSGRSFRSPALTTPSRYKGVQVFSYKELEEATDKFSEANVIGHGGFGVVYKGVLRDGTVATIKMLRREGRQGERAFRVEVDLLSRLHSPYLVELLGYCADQHHRLLIFECMPHGTLQRHLHPTNNHQPLDWGTRLRIALDCAKALEFLHEHATPSVIHQDFKCTNVLLDQNFCAKVSDFGLAKVGSDKINGQISTRVRGTTGYLAPEHASTGKLTTRSDVFSYGVVLLELLTGRVPIDTNRPPGEHVLVLWALPRLTSREKVLEMVDPVLQGQFSQRDLIQIAAIAAMCVQPEAEYRPLMTDVVPSLIPLVRNSCYGASSGSSRFLNQTPSPRY is encoded by the exons ATGGAAGTTAACACCACAACAGTTGCATCCTCAGGGCCATTTGACCTTGCCGGAAAAAACCATACTAACAAACACCACCTTTCAAATTCTCAgctctaccaccaccaccaccatggaTTCTTTCTTTCAAAATCTGCTCTCATTGTCATCATACCTACCATCTCAGTTATGGTCATTCTTTCTATAATCTTCGTCTTATTAATGCTTCGACGGCTCGCCAAGTCCACGAAAACAAATGGTAACATTTACAAAGAGACGAGCTTGATTAATACAAGAAGCAGGTTCATTGCTCAAGCCACAATGGACTTAAATTCTAGCCCAG ATGTGAAAGGTGGGTGTCTCCAAGGAGGGAATTCTGGGAGGTCATTTAGGTCACCTGCACTGACAACACCAAGTAGATACAAAGGAGTCCAAGTGTTCTCATACAAAGAACTCGAGGAAGCCACTGATAAATTCAGCGAGGCAAATGTGATAGGGCATGGTGGGTTTGGAGTGGTGTATAAGGGGGTCCTAAGAGATGGGACAGTGGCAACAATTAAGATGCTGCGGAGGGAAGGCAGGCAAGGGGAGCGTGCCTTTAGGGTTGAG GTTGATCTGCTAAGCCGGTTGCACTCTCCATACTTGGTGGAGCTACTTGGCTATTGTGCTGACCAGCACCATAGGCTCCTCATATTTGAATGCATGCCCCATGGTACTCTGCAACGCCATCTGCATCCTACAAACAATCATCAGCCGTTGGATTGGGGGACCCGATTGAGGATAGCCCTTGATTGTGCCAAGGCCCTTGAGTTCCTCCATGAACATGCCACCCCATCTGTTATACACCAAGACTTCAAGTGCACCAATGTTCTACTAGATCAAAACTTTTGTGCCAAGGTGTCGGATTTCGGATTGGCCAAGGTGGGTTCTGACAAGATCAACGGTCAGATTTCGACGCGGGTGCGGGGGACCACGGGATATCTGGCACCAGA GCATGCCTCAACTGGAAAGCTCACTACAAGATCAGATGTATTCAGCTACGGCGTGGTTCTTTTAGAACTCTTAACAGGGCGCGTGCCAATAGACACAAACCGGCCTCCTGGAGAGCATGTCCTTGTCTTGTGG GCTCTTCCAAGGTTAACTAGCAGAGAGAAAGTATTGGAAATGGTTGATCCAGTTCTTCAGGGGCAATTCTCACAGCGGGATCTAATTCAG ATAGCAGCTATTGCAGCAATGTGTGTGCAGCCAGAAGCTGAATATCGGCCTCTAATGACGGATGTCGTACCATCTCTAATTCCACTGGTTAGAAACTCCTGTTATGGTGCTTCCTCTGGTTCGTCTAGGTTTCTGAATCAAACACCAAGTCCAAGGTATTAG